The following proteins are co-located in the Vigna angularis cultivar LongXiaoDou No.4 chromosome 2, ASM1680809v1, whole genome shotgun sequence genome:
- the LOC108328401 gene encoding pterocarpan synthase 1, whose translation MANFKTFFLPLTLSFLFASLVSATFYQTISPDQLRAGEKLTHIRFYFHELITNDKPSLIIIDPPKIMSNAPLPFGSMVVIEDPLTIGPDVESKRVGKAQGFYLSATQRAGLDLEIVMGMTLTFFEGEFNGSTLSVLGRNEIMLPVRELPIIGGTGAFRFARGFVLARSVKVDYHKGDATVEYNVYVYHYSSSTSSPSHQLFNHGLNFMTDPILSKI comes from the coding sequence ATGgcaaatttcaaaactttctttcttcctttaaCCCTTTCCTTTCTTTTCGCTTCTTTGGTTTCTGCCACCTTCTACCAAACTATCTCTCCCGATCAGTTACGTGCTGGTGAGAAGCTAACACACATTCGGTTCTACTTTCATGAACTCATAACAAACGACAAACCCTCCCTCATCATAATTGACCCTCCAAAGATTATGTCAAACGCTCCCCTTCCGTTCGGCTCCATGGTGGTGATCGAGGACCCACTGACCATCGGACCTGATGTTGAGTCCAAAAGGGTAGGAAAAGCTCAAGGGTTTTACCTCTCTGCAACCCAAAGAGCAGGTTTGGATTTGGAGATAGTGATGGGGATGACCTTGACATTCTTTGAAGGAGAATTCAATGGCAGCACTTTAAGTGTGTTGGGGAGGAACGAGATCATGCTTCCGGTGAGGGAGTTGCCAATTATTGGTGGTACAGGTGCTTTCCGCTTCGCACGTGGCTTTGTTCTTGCTCGCAGTGTGAAGGTTGATTACCACAAAGGTGATGCCACAGTCGAATACAATGTCTACGTTTACCATTAttcctcctccacctcctctCCCTCTCATCAACTCTTTAACCACGGCCTTAACTTCATGACAGACCCCATTCTCagcaaaatttaa
- the LOC108328436 gene encoding pterocarpan synthase 1, with product MANSTIFLCLNLSLLISLVTATYYQSLTPMLMGFREDKFTHLHFFFHDVVTGPNPSMVIVAEPNGKAKDALPFGTVVAMDDPLTAGPEPDSKLVGKAQGIYTSISQAEMGLMMVMTMAFTDGDFNGSTISVLARNMIMSEPVREMAIVGGTGVFRFARGYAQARFHSVDFSKGDAIVEYDVFVNHY from the coding sequence ATGGCCAACTCTACCATTTTCCTTTGCCTTAACCTCTCTTTACTAATCTCTCTCGTCACCGCCACTTACTATCAAAGCCTAACCCCAATGCTGATGGGTTTCCGTGAGGACAAGTTCACTCATcttcacttcttcttccacgACGTAGTCACCGGGCCCAACCCCAGCATGGTCATTGTCGCCGAGCCCAACGGAAAAGCCAAGGACGCCCTTCCCTTCGGCACCGTTGTCGCCATGGACGACCCCTTGACGGCCGGACCCGAACCCGACTCCAAACTCGTGGGGAAGGCCCAGGGCATTTACACTTCCATATCTCAGGCCGAGATGGGGCTCATGATGGTTATGACCATGGCCTTCACCGACGGAGACTTCAACGGCAGCACCATCAGCGTGTTGGCCAGAAACATGATCATGAGCGAACCCGTTAGGGAAATGGCCATCGTTGGTGGCACTGGGGTTTTTCGCTTCGCTCGTGGCTACGCTCAGGCCAGGTTCCACTCCGTCGATTTCTCCAAAGGCGATGCCATCGTCGAATACGACGTCTTCGTCAATCATTATTGA